In the Gopherus flavomarginatus isolate rGopFla2 chromosome 6, rGopFla2.mat.asm, whole genome shotgun sequence genome, one interval contains:
- the BATF2 gene encoding basic leucine zipper transcriptional factor ATF-like 2: MHVYSMEQFGTNPLSQSSTSCLSEDSQDGNILMVGANSLEEKKLKRRQKNRAAAQRSRQKHTEKADELHQQHEQLEQNNTALKKEIEALKEEVKYWNQMLKDHESTCPDMLTPSLPTQTPILHWLAQGQDRGIQ, encoded by the exons ATGCATGTCTATAGCATGGAGCAGTTTGGGactaaccctctgtcccagagCAGCACTAGCTGCCTCTCTGAGGACTCGCAGGATGGGAATATACTAATGGTAGGAGCG AATTCTTTGGAAGAAAAGAAGCTGAAAAGGCGTCAAAAGAATCGTGCAGCTGCTCAGAGGAGCCGACAGAAGCACACAGAGAAGGCGGACGAGCTCCATCAG CAACACGAGCAGCTGGAGCAGAATAACACAGCCCTGAAgaaggagatcgaggccctgaaGGAGGAGGTGAAGTACTGGAATCAAATGCTCAAGGACCACGAATCCACTTGCCCAGACATGCTGACTCCCTCCTTGCCAACACAGACCCCCATTCTGCACTGGCTGGCCCAGGGGCAGGACCGGGGGATACAGTGA